In the genome of Neisseria animaloris, one region contains:
- the rplJ gene encoding 50S ribosomal protein L10, whose translation MSLNIETKKAAVEEISNAIANAQTMVVAEYRGISVASMTELRANARKEGVYLRILKNTLARRAVEGTSFAALADQMTGPLIYAASEDPVAAAKVLHQFSKKDEKIVLKAGSYNGDLLNVAQVSELASIPSQEELLAKLLGVMQAPASGFARALAALAEKKSAEEAA comes from the coding sequence TTGAGTCTCAATATTGAAACCAAGAAGGCTGCTGTAGAAGAGATTAGTAATGCCATTGCTAATGCTCAAACTATGGTTGTTGCCGAATATCGCGGTATCAGTGTTGCTAGTATGACTGAGCTGAGAGCTAATGCTCGTAAAGAAGGCGTATATCTGCGTATTCTGAAGAATACATTAGCTCGTCGTGCAGTTGAAGGCACTTCGTTTGCTGCATTGGCAGACCAAATGACAGGTCCGTTAATATATGCAGCATCTGAAGATCCTGTTGCAGCAGCAAAAGTACTGCATCAATTTTCTAAAAAAGATGAAAAAATTGTTCTGAAAGCGGGTTCTTATAATGGCGATCTGTTAAATGTTGCCCAAGTCTCTGAACTTGCTTCCATTCCAAGCCAGGAAGAACTGCTTGCGAAGTTGTTAGGTGTCATGCAAGCGCCTGCTTCAGGCTTTGCTCGTGCATTGGCAGCTTTGGCAGAAAAGAAAAGCGCAGAAGAAGCTGCATAA
- the rplK gene encoding 50S ribosomal protein L11: MAKKIVGYIKLQIPAGKANPSPPVGPALGQRGLNIMEFCKAFNAATQGMEPGLPIPVVITAFADKSFTFVMKTPPASILLKKAAGLQKGSSNPLTNKVGKITRAQLEEIAKTKEPDLTAADLDAAVRTIAGSARSMGLDVEGV, translated from the coding sequence GTGGCAAAAAAAATTGTAGGCTATATTAAACTGCAAATTCCTGCAGGAAAAGCCAACCCTTCTCCTCCAGTTGGTCCTGCCTTGGGTCAACGTGGCTTGAATATTATGGAATTTTGTAAAGCATTCAATGCCGCAACGCAGGGCATGGAGCCGGGATTGCCAATTCCTGTGGTAATCACTGCTTTTGCGGATAAGTCATTCACTTTTGTGATGAAGACGCCCCCCGCTTCCATATTGTTGAAAAAGGCTGCTGGCTTACAAAAAGGCAGTTCAAATCCTTTGACTAATAAAGTAGGTAAGATTACTCGGGCTCAATTGGAAGAGATCGCAAAAACCAAAGAACCTGATTTGACTGCTGCGGATTTAGATGCGGCTGTTCGTACTATTGCAGGTAGCGCCCGTTCTATGGGTTTGGATGTGGAGGGTGTGTAA
- the tuf gene encoding elongation factor Tu — protein MAKEKFERSKPHVNVGTIGHVDHGKTTLTAALTTILSKKFGGAAKAYDQIDNAPEEKARGITINTSHVEYETATRHYAHVDCPGHADYVKNMITGAAQMDGAILVCSAADGPMPQTREHILLARQVGVPYIIVFMNKCDMVDDAELLELVEMEIRDLLSSYDFPGDDCPIVQGSALKALEGDAAYEEKIFELADALDSYIPTPERAVDKPFLLPIEDVFSISGRGTVVTGRVERGIIHVGDEIEIVGLKDTQKTTCTGVEMFRKLLDEGQAGDNVGVLLRGTKREEVERGQVLAKPGTITPHTKFKAEVYVLSKEEGGRHTPFFANYRPQFYFRTTDVTGAVTLEEGVEMVMPGENVAITVELIAPIAMEEGLRFAIREGGRTVGAGVVSSVIA, from the coding sequence ATGGCTAAAGAGAAATTCGAGCGGAGCAAGCCGCACGTAAACGTTGGCACCATTGGTCACGTTGACCATGGTAAAACCACTTTGACAGCTGCACTGACAACAATTTTGTCAAAAAAATTCGGTGGTGCGGCCAAAGCTTACGACCAAATTGACAATGCCCCGGAAGAAAAAGCCCGTGGTATTACCATTAACACCTCGCATGTAGAGTACGAAACGGCAACCCGCCACTACGCTCACGTAGACTGTCCGGGGCACGCCGACTACGTTAAAAACATGATTACCGGTGCCGCCCAAATGGATGGTGCTATTCTGGTATGTTCGGCTGCGGACGGTCCTATGCCGCAAACCCGCGAGCATATTCTGTTGGCCCGCCAAGTAGGTGTACCTTATATCATCGTATTCATGAACAAATGTGATATGGTTGATGATGCTGAGTTGCTGGAATTGGTTGAAATGGAAATTCGTGACTTGCTGTCAAGCTACGATTTCCCCGGTGACGATTGCCCGATCGTACAAGGTTCTGCATTGAAAGCGTTGGAAGGCGATGCTGCTTACGAAGAAAAAATCTTCGAATTGGCTGATGCATTGGACAGCTACATTCCGACTCCTGAGCGTGCAGTAGACAAACCGTTCCTGTTGCCGATTGAAGACGTATTCTCGATTTCTGGGCGTGGTACGGTAGTTACCGGTCGTGTAGAGCGCGGTATCATTCATGTAGGTGACGAGATTGAAATCGTTGGTTTGAAAGATACTCAAAAAACCACTTGTACCGGTGTGGAAATGTTCCGCAAACTGCTGGACGAAGGCCAAGCAGGTGATAACGTGGGCGTACTGCTGCGCGGTACTAAGCGCGAAGAAGTTGAGCGTGGTCAAGTATTGGCAAAACCCGGTACCATCACTCCGCACACTAAATTTAAAGCTGAAGTGTATGTGTTGAGTAAAGAAGAAGGTGGTCGTCATACACCGTTCTTTGCAAACTACCGTCCTCAATTCTACTTCCGTACAACTGACGTTACTGGTGCGGTTACACTGGAAGAGGGAGTTGAAATGGTAATGCCTGGTGAGAACGTGGCGATTACTGTTGAATTGATTGCGCCGATTGCGATGGAAGAAGGTCTGCGTTTTGCGATTCGTGAAGGTGGTCGTACGGTAGGTGCCGGTGTGGTGTCTTCTGTTATCGCTTAA
- the rplL gene encoding 50S ribosomal protein L7/L12: MAITKEDILEAVAGLTVMELNELVKAFEEKFGVSAAALAVAGGAAAGAATAAEEKTEFDVILASAGDQKVGVIKVVRAITGLGLKEAKDMVDGAPKTLKEGVSKAEAEDIQKQLEEAGAKVEIK, encoded by the coding sequence ATGGCTATTACTAAAGAAGACATTTTAGAAGCGGTTGCTGGTTTGACCGTTATGGAATTGAATGAGCTGGTTAAAGCTTTTGAAGAAAAATTTGGTGTTTCTGCTGCTGCTCTTGCTGTTGCCGGCGGTGCTGCTGCCGGTGCTGCTACTGCCGCTGAAGAGAAAACTGAATTTGATGTAATTTTGGCTTCTGCCGGTGATCAAAAAGTAGGTGTAATTAAAGTGGTTCGCGCTATTACCGGTTTAGGATTGAAAGAAGCTAAAGATATGGTTGACGGAGCGCCTAAAACTCTTAAAGAAGGTGTTTCTAAGGCTGAAGCCGAAGATATCCAAAAACAATTGGAAGAAGCTGGCGCTAAAGTCGAAATTAAATAA
- a CDS encoding OmpP1/FadL family transporter: protein MKHKFRYLVLFVSTALAAQAAQASGYHFGTQSVAAQGTANSSAAEASDASTLFYNPAGLTKLDGHEISASLNLVSPSVKYSEAKAKYNGGKTVANSSNSGKIAENLIFAPHLYGAYKVNDNVTAGLGVYVPFGSKTEYAVDSVLRYNLNKTELTTIAVEPAIALKLNEKHSVAVGAIAQYSTAGLRKYADWAASLRPSMPIDPNGVGLMDGHAEVKGKDWGYGYHLAWMWDINDRTRVGVNYRSRVKHNLEGTADWTADGAAAKQIYAGRIGKTIAEDGLGYVPHEKANLKITTPESLSLHAMYQASQKWNLFGDVTWTRHSRFSRAELNFENPKHTVSGQLSNQTVITPNWRDTYKVALGAAYQYSDPLQFRFGIAYDQSPVRNATDRLVTMPDNNRIWYSLGGKYDFAKKHSINAAYSYIYVQNAKANVRAKPSNAEVNTVDSNVSSSARFKSHAHIVGVQYNYKF from the coding sequence ATGAAACACAAATTCCGTTATCTTGTTTTATTTGTTAGTACGGCGTTAGCTGCCCAAGCGGCTCAAGCATCAGGCTATCATTTTGGTACGCAATCTGTAGCTGCACAGGGAACAGCAAACTCATCTGCTGCTGAAGCATCAGATGCTTCTACATTGTTTTACAACCCGGCCGGTTTAACGAAATTGGATGGACATGAAATTTCTGCTTCATTAAACCTGGTTTCTCCAAGTGTAAAATACAGTGAAGCTAAAGCTAAATATAACGGCGGTAAAACAGTAGCTAATAGCAGTAATAGTGGCAAGATTGCTGAAAATCTTATTTTTGCTCCTCATCTTTATGGTGCCTATAAAGTTAATGATAATGTAACGGCCGGTTTGGGAGTGTATGTACCGTTTGGTTCAAAGACCGAATATGCAGTCGATTCTGTATTGCGCTATAACTTAAATAAAACCGAACTTACAACTATTGCTGTTGAGCCGGCAATTGCCTTGAAGTTAAATGAAAAACATTCAGTTGCGGTAGGTGCTATTGCACAGTACAGTACCGCAGGATTGCGTAAATATGCGGATTGGGCTGCATCTCTTCGTCCTAGTATGCCTATTGATCCTAATGGTGTCGGTTTAATGGATGGCCATGCCGAAGTAAAGGGGAAGGATTGGGGATATGGTTATCATTTGGCATGGATGTGGGATATCAATGATCGCACTCGTGTAGGTGTCAATTACCGTTCTCGGGTAAAACATAACTTGGAAGGAACGGCGGATTGGACCGCAGATGGTGCTGCCGCAAAACAAATTTATGCGGGACGAATTGGTAAAACCATTGCAGAGGATGGTTTGGGCTATGTTCCCCATGAGAAAGCTAATTTAAAGATTACAACACCAGAGTCTTTATCTTTGCATGCTATGTATCAAGCCTCGCAAAAATGGAATCTTTTCGGTGATGTAACATGGACGCGTCATTCACGCTTCAGTCGAGCAGAGTTGAATTTTGAAAATCCTAAGCATACAGTTAGTGGACAGCTTTCTAATCAAACTGTTATAACGCCTAATTGGCGGGATACTTATAAAGTAGCTTTAGGTGCAGCCTATCAGTATAGTGATCCGTTGCAATTTCGATTTGGCATAGCTTATGATCAATCACCAGTGCGGAATGCTACCGATCGTTTGGTAACTATGCCTGATAACAACCGTATTTGGTATTCTTTAGGCGGTAAATATGATTTTGCTAAAAAGCATAGTATTAATGCCGCTTACAGCTATATTTATGTACAAAATGCCAAAGCAAATGTGCGAGCAAAACCTTCAAATGCCGAAGTTAATACGGTTGATAGCAATGTCTCTTCTTCTGCACGATTCAAAAGCCATGCGCACATTGTAGGGGTGCAGTATAACTACAAATTTTAA
- a CDS encoding YfhL family 4Fe-4S dicluster ferredoxin produces MSLFITDECINCDVCEPECPNDAISQGDEIYEINPSLCTQCVGHYDEPQCQQVCPVDCILIDEENPETQEELQAKYERIVAGK; encoded by the coding sequence ATGTCGCTCTTTATTACAGATGAGTGCATTAACTGTGATGTTTGCGAGCCAGAGTGTCCTAATGATGCCATCTCCCAGGGTGATGAGATTTATGAAATCAATCCTAGTCTGTGTACTCAGTGCGTAGGGCATTATGATGAGCCGCAATGCCAACAAGTGTGTCCAGTAGATTGTATTTTAATAGATGAAGAAAATCCTGAAACTCAAGAGGAGCTGCAAGCTAAGTATGAGCGGATTGTTGCTGGAAAATAA
- the nusG gene encoding transcription termination/antitermination protein NusG has protein sequence MSRRWYVVQAYSGFEKNVQKTLKERIARENMDDYFGQILVPVEEVVDIKNGKKTISERKFFPGYVLVEMEMTDDSWHLVKSTPRVSGFIGGTANKPMPISQKEVDTILQQVQSGGEKPKPKVEFEVGQQVRVNEGPFADFNGIVEEVNYERNKLRVSVQIFGRETPVELEFNQVEKI, from the coding sequence ATGTCTAGACGTTGGTATGTTGTACAGGCTTATTCCGGCTTTGAAAAAAATGTTCAAAAGACTTTGAAAGAACGTATTGCCCGTGAAAATATGGATGATTATTTTGGGCAAATCTTGGTGCCTGTGGAAGAAGTGGTTGATATAAAAAATGGAAAAAAAACAATTAGTGAGCGTAAGTTTTTTCCAGGTTATGTGTTAGTTGAAATGGAAATGACAGATGATTCTTGGCATTTGGTGAAAAGTACACCTCGTGTGTCAGGATTTATTGGGGGTACTGCTAATAAGCCTATGCCTATATCTCAAAAAGAGGTTGATACCATATTGCAACAAGTTCAATCGGGGGGAGAGAAGCCTAAGCCGAAAGTTGAATTTGAAGTAGGGCAACAAGTTCGAGTAAATGAAGGCCCATTTGCTGACTTTAATGGAATTGTTGAAGAAGTCAATTATGAGCGTAATAAATTACGTGTTTCCGTGCAGATTTTTGGGCGAGAAACACCTGTTGAGCTGGAGTTTAACCAAGTAGAAAAGATTTAA
- the rplA gene encoding 50S ribosomal protein L1: MAKLSKRLSALRSAVEANKLYVIDEAIALVKKSATAKFDESVDVSFNLGVDPRKSDQVIRGSVVLPKGTGKTTRVAVFAQGVNAEAAKAAGADVVGFEDLSDEVKKGNLNFDVVIASPDAMRIVGQLGTILGPRGLMPNPKVGTVTPNVAEAVKNAKAGQVQYRTDKAGIVHATIGRASFAEADLRENFNALLDAIVKAKPAAAKGQYLRKVAVSSTMGLGVRVDTSSVNS, encoded by the coding sequence ATGGCTAAATTATCTAAGCGTTTAAGTGCTTTACGTAGTGCTGTTGAGGCTAATAAACTGTATGTAATTGATGAAGCAATCGCGTTAGTTAAAAAATCCGCTACTGCTAAATTTGATGAGTCTGTAGACGTTTCGTTTAATTTGGGTGTTGATCCTCGTAAATCTGATCAAGTTATTCGTGGTTCTGTAGTTCTTCCTAAGGGGACTGGTAAAACTACTCGTGTTGCTGTATTTGCACAAGGAGTCAATGCTGAGGCGGCGAAAGCGGCTGGAGCTGATGTGGTAGGTTTTGAAGATCTGTCCGATGAAGTTAAAAAAGGTAATCTGAATTTTGATGTAGTTATTGCATCTCCAGATGCTATGCGAATTGTGGGACAATTGGGTACGATCTTAGGTCCTCGCGGTCTAATGCCGAATCCTAAAGTAGGCACGGTTACACCTAATGTTGCGGAAGCAGTAAAAAATGCTAAGGCTGGCCAAGTTCAATACCGTACAGATAAAGCAGGTATTGTTCATGCTACTATTGGTCGTGCTTCATTTGCTGAGGCTGATTTGCGTGAAAACTTTAATGCATTATTGGATGCTATTGTTAAAGCTAAGCCTGCTGCTGCAAAAGGTCAATATCTGAGAAAAGTAGCTGTATCTAGTACTATGGGCTTAGGTGTTCGTGTTGATACATCAAGTGTAAACAGTTAA